The sequence below is a genomic window from Chondrinema litorale.
TAGCAGAATTATCTATTGCCCAAGAAACTACATAAGTATCAGCATCTAGTATTGAGTAATTACCAGAGTTTATTATAACTTCAGCAGCAGATTTTACTATGCTCCAATCTCCAAAATAAGCAGCCACTCTTGCTTTAAGAGCCTGAGCAGCATAAGTACTCAAGTATTGTGCATCGCCAGCATTTAAAGATTCACTCATTATTGATAAAGCCATATCTAAATCGCTCATAATAAATGTATAAACTTCATCTACTGTATTTCTTGTAGGTGATAATTCCTCGCCTTTGTATGTTGTTACATAAGGAATTCCAGCAGTGCCAAGAGCACCACCAACCGTAACAAATTGTTGTCCGTACAGCTTTAACAAATCGAAATGTGCCAGCGCTCTTCCAATATATGCAGCTCCAACTAAATAATTCATTTCATCAATATCTCCTTCTAGCTCTGCAGGGTCTAGAGCAATAACAATGTTGGCAGAAGCAATAACTTCGTACATTCTGCTCCAAGTATTGAGTGCGTAGGAATCAGACTCTCCAACTGTCATAGCGGCTGGGGTAACAAATCTTCCCGAATTGCCATTTGAGTAACAGTTATCAGATCTTACTTCATTATAAATGATATAATCTCTTCCATAATAAGAACTACTAGTAAACCTATTATACATCCCATTAATTAAACCCGCCATGTCCTCTTGAGATGCAATACTAGTTTCAACATCTTTAGCAGAAGCCAATGTTGGTTCTAAGTCATCTTCTGTACAAGCAGAAAAAAGAAGTATTAATGATACTATTAATATATACCAAGTATTTTTCATGTCATTAGAAATTTAGATTTAAACCAAAGATGATTGATTTTACAGGTGGGGTTGTAAGTCTGGTAAAGCCATCTGCACGTACTTCTGGGTCGTATTCTAGCCTATCGTCTTTTACCCAAGTAAACAGATTGGTACCTCTTGCATAAATTGAAAGAGATTCAATTTTAAGTGGAGCTATCAAAGATGCAGGTAATTTGTAACCTATTACGATATCTTTTACTCTCATATAATCTCCATCGTACAAGAATCTGTCTGATGTTCTAGAATCATCATTAGTCCCAAATACTACTTTAGGCACATCAGTAATATCTCCTGGTTGTTGCCATCTGTCCATCATAGCTTCCACACCATTGTAATATAATGTAGTGTAATAACCAGAATGGCGTGTGTAGAAAGACCAATCTTCATACACTTTATGACCACCAGCAAAATATAGGTTAACATCTAAATAAACACCTTTAAAATCTAAATGTGTGTTTAATCCACCAGTAAATTTAGGGATGGCACTTCCACCAACATACACTTGTTCTGCATCATAATAACTTTCTGTAACTTCATCACTTTCATCATTTACATACCACTGAGCACTTCCATTATCTGGGTTTACACCTGCCCATTTTCTCATATACCATGCATAAACTGGTTGTCCCACTTCTACCTTTCTAGAACCTGAAGTAATGGTAATATCTTCTCCACTAGAACTTTTAGCCAGTTCTGTTACTTCGTTTTCTACTGTAGCAACATTGGCAGAAACTCTGAAGTTGAAATCATTCTGACGGATAATATCAAAGCTAATTAAAGCCTCAATACCTTTATTTACCATCGTTCCTACGTTTTGAGTAATCTCTTCGTGGCCGGTGGTTCTAGACAAAGGTACATCTTGCAACAAGTCGAATGTCTCTTTATAATAGTATGCAAGTGAACCGCTTATGCGATCTTTAAACAAAGAATAATCGATACCTAAATCCAATGTTTTGTTTTTCTCCCAAGTAAGGTTTGTGTTACCAAACTGTCCAGGATAAACAGCGCCTTCATCATTGTAATTTGCATCGTATTGTAGCAATGCTTGATATTTATTAATGTCGATATTAGAGTTTCCTGAAAGGCCGTAAGAAGCTCGTAGTTTTAAAGAGTTTACAAAGTTGGCATTAGACAGAAATGTTTCTTCAGAAATGTTCCAAGCTGCTCCTACTGACCAGAATCCACCATATCTCAATCCCTCTGCAAACTTAGAAGAACCCTCATATCTATAAGTAAAATCTGCTACATATTTTCCTTGATAGTTATAGTTTACCATACCCAAATATGAAGAGTTTGACCAATCTTCGAAGTCAGAACTTGCATCGTAGTTAGCACTCGCGCTAGATACATAAGTTAAACCAGCAGCAGGAAAATTCTCACCATAAGAGTATACAGAATAGAATTTATTTTTTTGGTATTCCATGAGCGCAAGCACACCAAAGTTATGACCATTTACACTATAGGAGTAATCCAAAGAATTTTGAGCAACATAATTAAAGTTTCTTCTATCATTTTGAGAAGCATCACCACCTACATCTACACCACCTCCGTGCACATCGTCTTCAAAAGAGTGCAAAGAAGCCAAGTTAAAATCTGCACTAAATAGTGTTTTAAACTTTAAGTTTTCAATAATTTCAAACTCTAATGATGAGTTGTTGAGTAACCTTGTAAGATTACTTTTATTAAAAGTATTTTGCTGCGTATAAACCGTATTATATACTGATGTGCCCAAGTTTGTATTGATGCTACCATCTTCGTTATACGGTTGCTCCCAAGGGCTCATAAAGTATTTAGTAAGGTGTGGATTAGCAAAGTAAGACGATTGCTCTAAAAAGCCATTTTGTATTGTGTTAGCAATTGTGGTATTTGTAGTAAATACTAGTTTTTCAGTTAGGTTTCTGTTGTAATTTAATTTGGCTGTGAATCTTTCAAAATCAGAACCTATAACAGTTGCTTCAGTTTTATTATAACCGATGGATGCATAAAAAGAAGAAATTCCGTCACCTCCAGATGCTGCTACATCATAATTTTGAACAACAGCATCTTTATTGGTTACAGCGTCTGCCCAATTACCATCTTCCCCATTCCAGTTTTGCAAACTTCCTCCATCAACGTTATTCTCAACCATAAAGTCATAGGCGCCATCTTGGGTAAAACCTTCGCTATCACCAAAGGTATTATAAATAGCATTTAATAAAAGTTCGGCTCTTTGATCTCCATTTAATGGTGTTAAACCGTCTACTGCATTATTTTGGAAACCATAAGAAGCACTTGCAGAAAACTTCGTTTTGCCTGAATTACCTTTTTTGGTAGTAATTACAATTACTCCATTAGAACCTCTAGCTCCATAAGCTGAAGTTGCAGAAGCATCTTTTAAAACTGTAATACTCTCTATGTCATTACTGTTGATGGATGAAAGTGCACTTAAAGAACTGGTTGCAGTACTACCAGAAAAATCATTATTTATCATTGGAACACCATCTATTACTATTAATGGTGCATTACCTGCTGTAATAGTTCCTACTCCCCTTATGCGAATATCTTGAGCAGAACCTGGTGTACCAGAAGAAGCTGAGATATTTAAACCAGGAACCTTACCCTGTAAAGCCTGATCAACAGAAGTTACTGGTACATCTTTTAGTTCATCCCCACCAACTTGAACTGTTGAGCCAGTTAATTCATTTTTACGCTTACTAGTGTAACCCATTACCATTACTTCTTCTAGTTCCGATATATCTTCTTTTAAAGAAATATCAAATGTGGTTTGAGCTCCTATCTCATTCTCTAAAGTTTCGAATCCGATATAGGTGAATATCAGCGTATTATACTCTTGGGGAACAGCCAATTTAAAATTCCCATCGATGTCTGAGATTGTTCCAATTGCTGTCCCTTTTACTACTACATTTACTCCGGGTAAAGGAGAATCGTCTGCTGAGGAAATGATTGTGCCGGAAATAGTCCGGTCTTGTGAAAAGCCCATAGAAAGGCCTAAAACCATAAAAATGGCTTGAAGGTAAAAGTACTTCATACTAAAATAATTTGATTGTTATGCTATGTAGTTTTAGACAAAAACCAGCTAGTGTACTTATTTGCTAGGGTCAAACAAGTATTAGAATTATGGCAATAAAAATGACACTTAGTAACTAATTCTAATTAGAATATTATTGTATTGAAGATAATTGGAGATGGGTACTTGATACTAAAAAAAACATCTTGTTATATCACTCATACAATGAGTATACAACTACATTAGTTATGTATCCTTAAATGTTTTTTTATTGGTTATAAAATCGAGGAACGATGATATGATTTGTTACTGCAGTTGTTATTTGCTTGTTACTTATTATTCGAAGTATTGTTATAACAAATATATTTTATTTATCACAAGAAACAAGCATTTATAGCTTTTTTTTAGTAGAAAAGGGTGTGAGTTAAAAAATGTATACTTATATAAACCATGGAATATTTTCTAAATAGAATCAAAAAAATTGAGGCTTTACAATAAAAAAAGGAGCTATCTCAAAATTGAGATAACCCCTTCGATTTTCAACTTATCATCTAATTAATAATTCTTGTTCTGCACCATATTAGAGTTTGCATCTAATTCTGATACTGGTATAGCAAAAGCATAGTTATAGCTACCATATTCTGGGCCACCATGAGTTTGTCTTATGGCATCTACCAATGGAATATCATTTCCTGTTCTTGCTAAATCATTAAATCTGAAACCTTCAAAACATAGTTCTTTTCTTCTCTCCAACAACACATTTGCTTTAGTAGCTTCAGTGTAAAGCTCTGCATTTCTGTTAGTAGGAATTTGATTTAAAACACTTAGCGCAGAAGCATCGCCTAATTCAACTAAGCTTTCTGCATAAAGTAATACTACTTCTTCATACCTGATTATAGAAATATTATCTGAGTAATCTGATGAAGGTATATTTACCCATATTTCTTAGATAGCTACCATCATTAGCCATCATATCTTCAGAACCTCTCACATCACCATCATCAAAAACACCTTGTAAGTTGTCTAACACCACAATATCTCCGTAAGAAGAACCTCTGTAAATGTTTTTTAAACCATTGATACTCTCATTATCTGTGCTACTGAAAGCTAATTCGAAAATTGAGTTATCAGCATTATCAATCGTCCATGAATCTACATAAGCATCAGCAGATACAATTGAATATAAACCAGAGTTTATAACAGTTTCAGCAGAAGTTTTTACTGTGCTCCAATCACCAAAGTATGCAGCAACTCTCGCTTTTAAAGCATAAGCAGCATATGTAGTAAAGCTTTGTGCATCAGCGCTGTTCAAGATTCATTCATTAAAGAAACAGCCATATCGAGGTCTGAAATGATGTTTGTATAAACCTCAGTAACTGTGTTTCTCGCAGGTGAAAGATTTTCACCTTTGTAAGTAGTTACATAAGGGATACCAGTTGTACCTAAAGAACCTCCAACGTATACATTTTGCTGACCATATAATTTTAATAAGTCAAAGTGAGCTAATGCTCTACCAATGTATGCGACACCAATTAAGTGATTGATTTCATCAACATCTCCTTCAAGAGAAGCTGCATCTAGTGCGATTACGATGTTAGCAGAAGCGATAACTTCGTACATTTTGCTCCAAGTATTTAAAGCGTATGAATCAGACTCACCCACCGTCATAGCAGCAGCAGTTACAAATCTACCTGAGTTACCATTTGAGTAGCAGTTGTCAGATCTTACTTCATTAAAAATGATATAGTCACGACCATAGTAAGAACTACTTGTAACCTGTTGTACATTCCATTTACCAAACCTTCTACGTCTTCTTGATTTGATATACTGGTTTCAACGTCTTTTGCTGTGGCAAGTGTAGGCTCTAAATCATCTTCAGAACAAGATGTAAAGACTATTGCCAGAGATATAAATAAGTACCAAATATTTTTCATGCTGTTATTAGAAGTTTAAGTTTATACCGAAGATGATTGACTTTACTGGAGGAGTTGTGAGTCTGGTAAAACCATCTGCACGAACTTCAGGATCATACTTTAATCTGTCATCTTTAACCCAAGTAAAAAGGTTAGTTCCTCTCGCAAATACTGAAGCTTGATCGATTTTAACAGGTCTTAGTAAAGAAGCAGGTAATTTGTATCCGATTACGATATCTTTTACCCTTAAATAATCACCATCGTATAGGAATCTACTAGAAGTTCTAGAATCATCATTAGTACCATATACTACTCTAGGTACGTCTGTAACGTCACCTTCTTCTTGCCATCTGTCCATTATATTAGTTACACCATTGTAATATAATGTAGTGTAGTAACCAGAGTGATGCGTGTAGAATGACCAGTCTTCGTATACTTTATGTCCACCAGCAAATACAAGTTCACATCAAGGTATACTCCTTTATAATCTACATGTGTATTGAAACCACCAGTAATTTTTGGGATAGCACTTCCACCTACGTATACTTGTTCAGCAGAATAGTAATCGTCGGTAATTTCATCACTTTCGTCGTTTACGTACCACTGTGCATTACCATTTTCAGGATTTACACCAGCCCATTTTCTCATGTACCAAGCATAAACTGGTTTACCAACTTCTACTTTTCTAGAACCAGAAGTAATAGTAATATCATCACCAGTAGCAGTTTGAGCTAACTCAGTAACTTCGTTATTTACTGTCGCAATGTTTGCAGATACACTTAAATTGAATGCCTGAGATCTTACGATATCAAAACCTAATAATGCCTCAATTCCTTTATTCACCATTGTACCCACGTTTTGAGTAATCAAATCGTGACCAGAAGTTCTTGAAAGTGGCACATCTTGTAATAGGTCATAAGTTTCTTTGTTGTAATAGCCAAATGAACCATTAATTCTACTATTAAAGAAACCGAAGTCTATACCTATATCTAATGTTTTGTTTTTCTCCCAAGTAAGGTATGTATTACCAAACTGAGCAGGATAAACAGCACCAGCATCGTTATAGTTTGCATCGTACTGTAATAAAGCTTGATATTTATTTATTCCGATATTAGAGTTACCAGAAAGACCATAAGATGCTCTCAGTTTTAAGTTGTTAAGTACATTTAATTCTGACATAAATAACTCTTCTGTAATATTCCATGCTGCACCAACTGACCAGAAACTACCAAATCTTAAACCTTCAGCAAACTTTGAAGAACCCTCGCGACGATAAGTGAAATCTGCTACATATTTACCCATGTAGTTGTAGTTCAACATACCTAAGTAAGATGTGTTTGCCCAATCCTCAAAATCAGAGCTTGCATCGTAGTTAGCACTCGTACTTGATACATATGTTAGACCTTCAGCAGGGAAGTTTTCACCATATGCATACACAGAGTTGTATTTATTTTTCTGATACTCAACAAGAGCTAAAACACCGAAGTTATAATTGTTAATGCTTAAAGAATAATCTAAAGAGTTTTGAGCAACATAGTTAAAGTTTCTTTGCGTGTACTCATAAGCATCTGCTCCGGCACCATGAATTTTATCTTCAAATCTGTGTAGGTTCGTAATGTTGAAATCTGTATTGAAAAGTGATTTAAACTTAAGATTATCAATAATTTCCCACTCTAAA
It includes:
- a CDS encoding SusC/RagA family TonB-linked outer membrane protein codes for the protein MKYFYLQAIFMVLGLSMGFSQDRTISGTIISSADDSPLPGVNVVVKGTAIGTISDIDGNFKLAVPQEYNTLIFTYIGFETLENEIGAQTTFDISLKEDISELEEVMVMGYTSKRKNELTGSTVQVGGDELKDVPVTSVDQALQGKVPGLNISASSGTPGSAQDIRIRGVGTITAGNAPLIVIDGVPMINNDFSGSTATSSLSALSSINSNDIESITVLKDASATSAYGARGSNGVIVITTKKGNSGKTKFSASASYGFQNNAVDGLTPLNGDQRAELLLNAIYNTFGDSEGFTQDGAYDFMVENNVDGGSLQNWNGEDGNWADAVTNKDAVVQNYDVAASGGDGISSFYASIGYNKTEATVIGSDFERFTAKLNYNRNLTEKLVFTTNTTIANTIQNGFLEQSSYFANPHLTKYFMSPWEQPYNEDGSINTNLGTSVYNTVYTQQNTFNKSNLTRLLNNSSLEFEIIENLKFKTLFSADFNLASLHSFEDDVHGGGVDVGGDASQNDRRNFNYVAQNSLDYSYSVNGHNFGVLALMEYQKNKFYSVYSYGENFPAAGLTYVSSASANYDASSDFEDWSNSSYLGMVNYNYQGKYVADFTYRYEGSSKFAEGLRYGGFWSVGAAWNISEETFLSNANFVNSLKLRASYGLSGNSNIDINKYQALLQYDANYNDEGAVYPGQFGNTNLTWEKNKTLDLGIDYSLFKDRISGSLAYYYKETFDLLQDVPLSRTTGHEEITQNVGTMVNKGIEALISFDIIRQNDFNFRVSANVATVENEVTELAKSSSGEDITITSGSRKVEVGQPVYAWYMRKWAGVNPDNGSAQWYVNDESDEVTESYYDAEQVYVGGSAIPKFTGGLNTHLDFKGVYLDVNLYFAGGHKVYEDWSFYTRHSGYYTTLYYNGVEAMMDRWQQPGDITDVPKVVFGTNDDSRTSDRFLYDGDYMRVKDIVIGYKLPASLIAPLKIESLSIYARGTNLFTWVKDDRLEYDPEVRADGFTRLTTPPVKSIIFGLNLNF
- a CDS encoding RagB/SusD family nutrient uptake outer membrane protein gives rise to the protein MKSRRRRRFGKWNVQQVTSSSYYGRDYIIFNEVRSDNCYSNGNSGRFVTAAAMTVGESDSYALNTWSKMYEVIASANIVIALDAASLEGDVDEINHLIGVAYIGRALAHFDLLKLYGQQNVYVGGSLGTTGIPYVTTYKGENLSPARNTVTEVYTNIISDLDMAVSLMNES
- a CDS encoding RagB/SusD family nutrient uptake outer membrane protein, with protein sequence MKNTWYILIVSLILLFSACTEDDLEPTLASAKDVETSIASQEDMAGLINGMYNRFTSSSYYGRDYIIYNEVRSDNCYSNGNSGRFVTPAAMTVGESDSYALNTWSRMYEVIASANIVIALDPAELEGDIDEMNYLVGAAYIGRALAHFDLLKLYGQQFVTVGGALGTAGIPYVTTYKGEELSPTRNTVDEVYTFIMSDLDMALSIMSESLNAGDAQYLSTYAAQALKARVAAYFGDWSIVKSAAEVIINSGNYSILDADTYVVSWAIDNSANSIFELAYSSTDNASINGLQNMYRGTSYGDVAALEDILSIFDEGDIRGSEAMIANDGSYLRNIGKYPSADYSDNIPLIRYEEIVLLYAESLVELGDAAALDVLNQIPSNRSAALYTEATKANVLLERRKELCFEGFRFNDLARTGSDIPLVDAIRQTHGGPEFGSYNYAFAIPVSELDANSNMVQNKDY
- a CDS encoding RagB/SusD family nutrient uptake outer membrane protein, which gives rise to MWVNIPSSDYSDNISIIRYEEVVLLYAESLVELGDASALSVLNQIPTNRNAELYTEATKANVLLERRKELCFEGFRFNDLARTGNDIPLVDAIRQTHGGPEYGSYNYAFAIPVSELDANSNMVQNKNY